One window of the Sandaracinaceae bacterium genome contains the following:
- a CDS encoding DUF2262 domain-containing protein, with translation MRGRGGMPSELRAAIAALEQVQGGMIGGRVASAEELESVRSSALAAAREEVRAAIDAGPAGAGAVLDGMPPWARSLLEPSLLARLEAVAAQRVRTTPVRVVRLPFGAFRWAHDLASYVCERPLSVGGLSVTLAVADAGPEEVAERLRAHAWLPSRLEEVVDGARRFAAREGLELHVEGYADVEAGPITAAAFCARLTPTHLSLEADAAVIDFDDGDLFWGHHVAVRCDSTGAPLEWVISG, from the coding sequence ATGCGTGGGCGAGGAGGGATGCCGAGCGAGCTGAGGGCGGCGATCGCTGCGCTCGAACAGGTCCAGGGCGGGATGATCGGGGGGCGGGTCGCGTCGGCGGAGGAGCTGGAGTCGGTGCGGTCGTCTGCGCTCGCGGCGGCTCGTGAGGAGGTGCGCGCGGCGATCGACGCAGGGCCGGCTGGCGCTGGGGCGGTGCTCGACGGGATGCCTCCTTGGGCGCGATCGCTGCTCGAGCCGTCGCTGCTGGCTCGGCTGGAGGCGGTCGCGGCCCAGCGCGTACGAACGACGCCGGTGAGGGTCGTGCGGTTGCCCTTCGGCGCGTTCCGCTGGGCCCACGACCTCGCGAGCTATGTGTGCGAGCGGCCGCTGTCGGTCGGTGGGCTGTCGGTGACGCTCGCTGTCGCCGACGCGGGGCCGGAGGAGGTCGCGGAGCGTCTCCGGGCGCACGCCTGGCTCCCGTCGCGGCTCGAAGAGGTCGTCGACGGCGCCCGGCGCTTCGCCGCGCGCGAGGGGCTCGAGTTGCACGTCGAGGGCTACGCCGACGTCGAAGCGGGGCCGATCACGGCGGCCGCTTTCTGTGCACGCCTCACTCCGACGCATCTGAGCCTGGAGGCGGACGCGGCCGTGATCGACTTCGACGACGGGGACCTGTTCTGGGGCCACCACGTCGCGGTCCGCTGTGATTCGACCGGCGCGCCTCTCGAGTGGGTGATCAGCGGCTGA